The Streptomyces uncialis genomic interval CCGAGGGCCGGCAGACCGCGCTCGACGACTTCGCGACCTGGTGCGCCGGCCGGTCGGACTGCGCCCTCGGCACCAACTCCCGTACCGCCAAGGAGAGCGTCGTCCGGCTGCTGCACCGGATCGAGGAACACCCCATCACCCTCTACGACGGCTCCCTGTTCACCGCGGAGGTTCTGGTCTCGGCACTCAGCGCCACCCTCTACAGCCAGGCCAACTGGCCCTCCCTGAACCGTGCCCTCACCACGCTCATCGACGACAACGACCCGATCCCCCTGCTGGCGACCTCGATGCCCGTGCCGGTCGCGTCGCTCCGCCCCCGGGACGTCGTCCCCGCCGACAACTCGCAGGTCGCGCTGACCGCCGTCAACTGCGCCGACGACCCGGACCGCCTCACCGCCGCCCAACTGTCCGATCCGGTCGCGTACGAACGTCTGCGTGCCGCCTACCTCAAGGCATCGCCCGTCTTCGGTCCCGCCCAGCTCGATCAGCTCCTGTTGTGCGCGGGCCATCCGAAGGGCAGCGACTACGTCCGGTCCGTCCATGACGTCGACACCCCGAAGTTCCTGCTCGTGGGCACCCGGGGCGACCCGGCCACCCCTTACCGGTGGACCGAGGAGACCGCCCGGCGTCTCGGTGACTCCGCCGTCGTCCTCGACAACCGCGGCGAGGGGCACGGCGGATACGTCTCCTCGAAATGCGTCAAACGGACCGTCGACACCTTCTTCCTCGAAGGTGACCTCCCGTCCTCCGGCCAGTCCTGCTCCGCCGAGCCCGTGCCCCCGGACGGCCCCACCGGCTGACCCGTCCGCCCCGGCCCGCGGGACGGTCCGGAACCCGATATGTCCAGCTGTCACGCGACACCGAACGCTCGCAGCACGCCGGTGGCGACGGCCGCGGTGAGCACCGTCACCGCGAAGGGCGCACCGCGCCACGCCGTACCGCCGCCGCCCCGGCCCCCGGGCCCAGCCCGCGAAGGCCCCGGCCTCCAAGAGGGTGCCGGGCCCCCCGGGAGTCGGCGCCGCACATGTCCGGCACCGTCGAACATCTCGTCGTGGGCGCGGGCCGGGTCCTCGCGGGCCCGCGGGACGCGCCGGTCGAGCTGGGGCCCGGCGACTACGTCTCGTACCCGGGTGATGTACCGCATCTCTGCGAGGCGCTGGAGCCCGGCACCACTTGTGTGATGGTCATGCAGCACGGCTGACGGCCCGCGAGAAACACGAAAGGGCCGGGGCATCCCATGCCCCGGCCCGTCATGTCCGGCGGTCCGGTCCCCCGGCCCGCCGGTCGGTCAGACCCTCGCGAACCGCCACTCCTGCTGCTCCTTGCCGGAGCAGTGGGACTGGACGGCCTGGGCCCCGTCGCGCGGGTCGTCCCGGAGCACGGCGAGGCAGTGGCCGCTGTGCTCGACCTGGAGGGCGAACGTGTCGCCGGGGCCGGGGACCATGCGCCAGCGCTGGTAGGAGGAGCCCGTGCAGTCCCACTGGATCAGCTGGGCCTCCTCGGCGAGCGCGGCGCCGCGTACGTCCAGGCACTTCCCGCTGTTCACCGAGCGGATCTCGAACATGTCCGGGGCGGCCGGGGACACCGCCACCTCCCACGCCTGGTTGGGGGCGCCCAGACACGTCCACTGGACGACCGGGGCGTCGTTCTCGTGGGCGGACTCGGCGACGTCCAGACACTTGCCGCCGAAGGCCGACCGGATCTCGTAGGGGCCGGGCGGGACCTCGGCCGCCGACACGGGGGCCGACACCGCGGTCACCAGCGCTCCCGCCGCCAGAACTCCGCACAACAGGGAACGCACCCTCATACCGATCCTTCCGCTGAAACACGCCGGTCCGCCCCGCCCTGCCGGCGGAACGGACGTCTACCGGAGTGAATCTGGCACACCGGCGCCCGGCACAAACCGAAGGCGGACCCGGGGCGGAAGCGCGGGCCGGTGATGGCGCGGCGCGGGGCGCCCGCGCGCCGGTGCGGGGGGCCGCCCGCACGCCCCCGGCATGTCCCCGGGCACGCCGGAGCGGTACGGATACGTCCAGAGGCCGCCGGGGACCGCCCGCCCGGGGAGCTCCCGCGGACCCGCCCCCGGAGGGCCCGCCCTGACCGGGCCGACCGGAGCCGGGCCGACCGGAGCCGGGCCGACCCGGCGCCGCCCGGAAACGGGCAGGAGCCCCGCTTCCCGCCGCAGGCTGCGGGGGAGCGGGGCTCCTTGGGTACTGCTATCCGTTCCGAAGATCAGCTCCCGAGTGGCCTCGGGACCCCGATTTACAGCGGGGTGACGTTCTCCGCCTGCGGGCCCTTCGGACCCTGCGTGACGTCGAAGTTCACGGCCTGGTTCTCCTCAAGGGAGCGGAACCCAGCCGCGTTGATCGCGGAGTAGTGGACGAAGACGTCGGGGCCCCCGCCTTCCTGGGCGATGAATCCAAAGCCCTTTTCGGCGTTGAACCACTTCACGGTTCCGGTAGCCATAAGCCCTCCTTGGGCCAAAGGGTTGCCCTGCTCCAGAACCTGCTGTTGTAACAACTGCAAAAGTCTGAAAACGACAAAAGCCTGCGGGTCACATGCTCCGCAGGCTTTGTACTGCAAGGGAAACCAAACTGCAACTTGCGGCGAGCTTAGCACGAGGGCGCCCGAAAGCGATAGAGGCCAAGATCACGGCACCGGGATGTTTGAACCGGGGTGCCGACTCGGCGTACATGGCCGCCAATCGGCGGCAAACCGCCACGGCATAAGCCTGGCGCACACTCCGGGATAACGCCCCGGGTGCCGTCACCGTACCCGCTCGCCCCACTGCGTCCCGTACGGCGCCCCGGGAGCTAGCCTCACGATGTGGACAATTCTCCCGCGGAACCCCAGTCGGACCCGGACGCCGCCGCTCGACGGGACCCTGACCGCACCCGGCCCCGGGTCGGACACATCCAGTTCCTCAACTGCGTACCCCTGTACTGGGGGCTCGCGCGGACCGGCGCGCTCCTCGATCTGGAGCTGACGAAGGACACCCCGGAGAAGCTCAGCCGGCGGCTGATCGAGGGGGATCTGGACATCGGTCCGGTGACCCTCGTCGAGTTCCTGAAGCACGCGGACGAACTGGTCGCGCTGCCCGACATCGCCGTCGGCTGCGACGGGCCGGTGATGTCCTGCGTGATCGTCTCCCAGGTGCCGCTCGACCAGCTCGACCGGGCCCGGGTCGCCCTCGGTTCCACCTCGCGGACCTCGGTGCGCCTGGCCCAGCTCCTGCTCTCCGACCGGTACGGCGTGCGGCCCGACTACTACTCCTGCCCCCCGGACCTCGGGGTGATGATGCAGGAGGCCGACGCGGCCGTGCTGATCGGCGACGCCGCCCTGCGCGCCCATCTGCACTACGCGCCCCGACTCGGACTGGAGGTCCACGACCTGGGCGCGATGTGGAAGGAGTGGACGGGACTGCCGTTCGTGTTCGCGGTGTGGGCGGTGCGCCGGGACTATCTGGAGCGGCGGCCCGACGTCGTCCGCAAGGTGCACCAGGCGTTCCTCGCGTCGCGTGATCTGTCGCTGGAGGAGGTCACGAAGGTGGCCGAGCAGGCGGCCCGCTGGGAGGCGTTCGACGCGGAGGTGCTGGAACGGTACTTCCGTACGCTCGACTTCCGGTTCGCCGGGCCGCAGCTGGCGGCGGTCGGTGAGTTCGCCCGCCGGGTGGGCGCGACCACCGGCTTCGCGCCGGACGTGAAGGTCGAACTCCTGACTCCGTGACGCCGCGTGTACGGACCGTGCGACGTGCGCGGTCCGATGTGCGCGGTCCGATACGCGTCGTGCGCGGTGTGTCGTGAACCGTGTGCCGTGCGTCGCGGCCGTCGGCGGCGGTTATCGGCGGGCGCTGACGGCAATGGCGGAGGGCCTCTATTCCCGGCCTTCCAAAGGTCACGCACAAGGTCACGGACAAGGCCACCGACAAGGTCACCGGCAAGGCCCGGCAGGTCACCGGCATGGTCGTCGGCCGTCGGGCCCGGGACGTTCCCCCGGTACCCGCCCGTGCCCTCCGTCGGGGTCACGGGCGGGCGTGATTCACGGACCCGCCCTGACGGCGGGGAATTCACCGGGACGGCGCCGGGTAATTCCCTTTCCCGTTCCGTACGGGGTGCGGGAGCGGCGTCCGGGCCGGAATGCGTCCGGATTCCGGGGCGACCGGTTCGCGGCATCTGACCGGCTTACCCGGAACCGGCGGTGAGGGCGCGTCAGCGAAGGCTCGTCCCGTCGAGCGGTGGGGACCGGACCGCCCGCCGCGGTCGGCCGCCCGTCGTACCGGGGCGGGGCGCACTACCCTGCTTGGGGCGTAGCCATGTGTTTCTGGGGGAGGCCACCGCCGTGCAGCCGGACACCGTGCGACCACTGGATTCCGACGAGCCGACCACCATCGGCCCCTACCGGCTGCTCGGCCGGCTGGGCGCGGGCGGGATGGGCCGGGTCTATCTCGGCCGCAGCGCGGGCGGGCGGACCGTCGCCGTCAAGGTGGTGCATCCGCACTTCGCGCTGGACGAGGAGTTCCGGGCCCGGTTCCGCCGGGAGGTGGAGGCCGCCCGGCGGGTCGGCGGCGACTGGACGGCTCCGGTCCTGGACGCGGACCCCACCGCCGCGGTGCCCTGGGTGGCGACCGGGTACGTCGCGGGCCCCTCCCTGGCGAGTGCCGTCGACGGACCGGACGGACCCGTCCCGCTGCCCCCGCACACGGTGCGGGTCATGGGCGCGGGGCTCGCCGAGGCGCTGGCCCGGGTGCACGGCCTCGGGCTGGTGCACCGCGATGTGAAACCGTCGAACGTCCTGCTCACCCTCGACGGCCCCCGGCTGATCGACTTCGGTATCGCCCGCGCCACCGACGGCACCGCGTCCCTCACCTCGACCGGTGTCTCCATCGGCTCACCCGGCTACATGGCCCCCGAACAGATCCTCGGCCGGGGTGTCACGGGCGCCGCCGACCTGTTCTCGCTCGGCGCGGTCCTCGCGTTCGGCGCCACCGGCCGCTCACCGTTCCCCGGGGACTCCTCGGCCTCGCTGCTCTACCACGTCGTCCACGGCACCCCGGAGCTGTCCGGGGTGCCCGACGGGCTGCGGGACGTCGTCGCCGCGTGTCTGGCCAAGGACCCGGCCGACCGTCCCGGCGCCGGGGAACTCGTACGGCTGCTCACCCCGGAGGGGCCCGCCCGGCCCGTGGCGGCGGGCTGGCTGCCCGGACCGCTGGTCGCCCAGGTCAGCAGGGCGGCCGTACGGCTGCTGGATCTGGAGGCGGCCGAGGTGGCCCCGCCCGCGGCACCCATGGGCCGCCCGGCCGTCGGCGCTCCGTACGCGGGCCCATCGCCCGTCGGCGGGTCCGGGCCCGTGCCGTTCAGCAGCCCGTCCCTGGGCGCGCCCACCGGGGCCGGACCCGTCGCCCTCGGGGAGTTCGGCCCGCCGGACCCCTCGCTCATCGCCCGCCCGTCCGGTGCCGGAGCGGGCGGGGACGGGACCGCGACCCCCGGCCGGTTCTCGCTGACCCTGGCCGCCGCGCGGACCCGTGGCGCCGACGGCCGCGGCCGTCGGCTGAGCTGCTCGGTCGCGCTCGCCGTCGCGGGGGCCCTCGCCGCGGTGACGTTCGGGGCGCTGCTCATGCCCGGACTGCTGCCCGGCGACGACGGCGACCGCAAGGACGGCGGTATGGCCGATGGCGCGCGGCCGAGCGCCGCGGACCCTGCCGTGCCGGACCGTTTCCTCGGCACCTGGGAGGGCAACGGGACGGGCCTGTCCGGCACCCTGCCGATGGGGACCTTCACCGTGACGGTCCGTCAGGGCGGCGAGGGGGCCGCGTTCGGTACGTTCCGGCAGGTCGACCCGATCGGCGGGATCTGCGAGAACGTCCTGATCCTGCGTGAGGCCGGGCCGGAGCGCGTCGTCGCGACGGGCCGCCCCAAGAAGTCCAACCCGCCCCAGTGCACGACCGGCGACCACGAGGTACGGCTCGAACCGGTCGGCGAGGGCGGCTTGTCCTACGCGTCGGACAACGCCCGCGCGGGCAACCCGACTGCCCGGCTCTCGAAGATGTCGTGACCCCTGCGGCCCGTGACCTCCGCGACTCATGCCCCCTGCGGCCCGTCACCCCCACGACCCGTCACCGTGAGGTCCGTCACCGTCGGGTCCGTCACCGTGGGCGGCCCGTCAGGACGCGCAGGTGTCGACGCCGCGTCGCGTGGCCAGCTCGTACGTCTGCCACACGCCCGTGTCGCTGAGCCGCAGCCGGGTCTCGTAGTGGATCTGCGCGTCGGCGCCCGCCGGGGTGCGGTCGACCGCGCCGGTCGCGCGGTCCTCGCGGAACAGTTCCGACTCGTCGGCGCAGAACGACAGCGCGGCCGTGCCCTTCCCGGGGGCGTCCACGCGCGGGTCGGGCATCGCGAGTTCGGGCCGGTGGTAGCGGACGAAGCCGCTGCGGGACTCCCCGGCCCCGGCGAGGCCCCGTACATGCGCCTTGGCGGCCGACAGGGCCCGGCCGGTGAAGTAGAACGCCAGCGCGTCGGTGTCGGTGCCCCCGCGTGCGATGGCGTCCAGTACGACGGTCTGCGCGTGGCCCGCGTCCGCCATCGCCCGGTCGCGGTCCGGGTCGTGGGCGCGCCAGAGTTCGAACCGCTCCACGAGGCCGGCGGGCAGGGTGAGGTCCGGCCGGGCCGTGGCACCCGTGCCGGCAGCGTCCTCGGCGGGGGTGACCGTGGCGGGTGCGGCTGGTGCCGAGGGGCGGTCCGACGGGGCCGGTGTACCGCTCCGGGCCGGGGCGGCGCGCTCACCCTCGTCCGTGGCGCCGCTCCCGCACCCCGTCAGCGACAGGGCCGCCGCCACACCGAACGCGGCGGTTCCCCGCAACGCGCGGCGCTGTCCGCCCGGACCGGTCCCGGCTAACGTACGCATCTCTTGTGGCCCCGTTCCGAAGGGCTCCGGTACGGACCGGAGCGTGGTGGTCGATCTCGTGCACGGTGACGTCCCGTGGACGGCACCGGTTCCCGCGAGCGCGGTGGAACCGGCGGGCGGCGGGGTACGGGGCGTTCGGGCGTACGGGACGCCCGCGCGGGACGGTACGGACGCGGCACGCGCGCGTGCCGGACGGAGCACGACGAGCGGACCGGGGGTGGGCGGGGTGAGCGGGGGGACCGTGCTGGTGACGGGGGCCGCGGCGGTGTGGGGACTGGCCGTCGGGGCGCTGCTGCCCCGGCCCGCCTACCGGCTGGCGGTGGACCCGGACGACGACTGGCACGACCACTGCCCGCACGGCGGTCCACTACCCCCCGGCGGCCGGGGCTGGCTGGGTCCGGCGCGCTGCGCCGACGGCTGGTTCGGCCCGCGGACCCCGCTGGTCATGGCGGTCACGGCGGCGCTCTGCGCACTGCTCGCGGGCGCCACCGGGGCGCGGCCGGAGCTGGCCGTGTGGCTGCTGGCCGCTCCGGTCGGGGTGCTGCTCGCGCTGGTCGACCTGTCGGTCCGGCGGCTGCCCGATGTGCTGACCCTGCCGCTGGCCGCGGGCGCGGTGCTGCTGCTGGGGGCCGCCGCGCTGCTGCCGGGGCACGGGGGCCACTGGCTCGGCGCGGTCCTCGGCGCGGTGGCCGTGGGCGCCGGGTTCCTCGTCCTGTTCCTGGTGAACCCGGACGGGCTGGGCTTCGGCGATGTGAAGCTCGCGCCCGCCCTCGGGGCCGTCCTCGGCTGGTACGGCTGGGGCGCCGTGTTCGTGGGGACGTTCGCGGGGTTCCTGTTCGCCACGCTGTACGGGGTGGTGCTGGTCGTCCTCGGCCGGGCGACCCGCCGTACCCCCGTCCCGTTCGGCCCGTTCCTCCTCGCGGGCGCGCTGGTCGGCGTCCTGCTCGGCGGGTACGCGGGCTGACCGCCGCGCCGGACCGGGCCGACCGCCGCGCGGGACCGGGGTCGCGTCCCGTCCGGACCAGCCGGTACGAAGGGCTGTCACCGGCCTGACGTACGCTGGATCGGACCACCCACCCCCTGCCGAAAGGGACGACCCCGGTGACCGAGAAGGCCGGCCTTCAGCCCATCCTCGACCGCGCCGCGGCGGGTGGCCGTATCACCCCCGAGGAAGCCCTCGACCTGTACCGGGACGCTCCGTTGCACGCCCTGGGCTCCGCCGCCGACGCCGCCCGCCGGCTGCGCTACGCGGGGACCGAGCACATCGCGACGTACATCATCGAGCGGAACATCAACTACACCAATGTGTGTGTGACCGCCTGCAAGTTCTGCGCCTTCTACGCGGCCCCCAAGGACACGGAGAAGAGCTGGACCCGCGATCTCGACGACATCCTGCGGCGCTGCGCGGAGACCGTCGAACTGGGCGGCACCCAGATCATGTTCCAGGGCGGGCATCACCCGGACTTCGGCGTCGAGTACTACGAGAAGCACTTCGCGGCCATCAAGCAGGCGTACCCGCAGCTCGTCATCCACTCGCTGGGCGCCTCCGAGGTCGAGCACATGGCCCGGATCTCCGAGGTCTCCGTGGAGGAGGCCGTCACCCGTATCCACGCGGCCGGTCTCGATTCGTTCGCCGGGGCCGGGGCGGAGCTGCTGCCCGCGCGTCCGCGCAAGGCGATCGCCCCGCTGAAGGAGAGCGGCGAGCGCTGGCTGGAGATCATGGAGATCGCGCACGGCCTGGGCGTGGAGTCCACCTCCACGATGCTCATGGGCACCGGCGAGACCAACGCCGAGCGCATCGAGCACCTGAGCATGATCCGCGACGTACAGGACCGGACGGGCGGCTTCCGCGCCTTCATCCCGTACACGTACCAGCCGGAGAACAACCGGCTCAAGGGCCGCACCCAGGCCACCCTCTTCGAGTACCTGCGCATCATCGCCGTGGCCCGGCTCTTCTTCGACAACGTCGCCCATATCCAGGGCTCCTGGCTGACCACGGGCAAGGAGGTCGGCCAGCTGTCGCTGCACTACGGCGCCGACGACCTCGGTTCGATCATGCTGGAGGAGAACGTCGTCTCGTCGGCCGGGGCCAAGCACCGCTCCAACCGGCTGGAGATCATCGACCTGATCCGCAAGGCCGGACGCGTCCCCGCGCAGCGCGCCACCACCTACGAGCACCTGCTCGTGCACGACGACCCGGCGAACGACCCCGTCGACGACCGCGTCCAGTCCCACATCTCGTCCACCGCGATCGCCGGGGGCACCGCGCACCCCGAGCTCAAGCTCCTCGCGCCCAACTGACCGCCCGTGCTCACCCTGCACACCGGCCGGGCACTGGTCCTCTCCTGGGACGGCGGTACGCCTCTGCCCGGCGGCGCGGTCGCCGTCCAGGGGGACCGGATCGCCGCCGTCGGCACCCTGGACGAACTGCGCGCCCGGTTCCCGCAGGCCCGGGTGCGCAGCTGGCCCGGCGTGCTCGGGCCCGGCCGCACGCACGGCGGGGCGCTGCCCGCCGCGCCGTCCCCGCGGGAGCGGGTGCACGCCGTGCTGAAGACGGGCGGTGTCGCGGTGACCGCGGGCGCGGTCACCGATCCGGCGCTGCGGGCCGCCGCCGCGCGCGCGGGTGTGCTCGTGCTCCCCGCCGAACAGCCGGTCGCGCTCGCGGAGTCCGGTCGCGCGGACCTCGCGGTGTTCGACGCGGACCCCGGCGCCCCCGGGCGCCCCGCCGCCGACGCGGAAGCCGTGGTCACGGTCTGCGCGGGCCGGATCGTGCACCGCAGACACTGAGCACCCCCGCCGAGCCCTGGGGGCGGCCCGGGCCGGAGCGGTCCCGGGGCGGCTGCCACAATGGGCCCGTGACCCGCGCATCCCTGGACAAGCAGCCGCACGAAGTCGCTTCGATGTTCGACGACGTCGCGGAACGGTACGACCTCACCAATGACGTCCTGTCCCTGGGACAGGACCGGATCTGGCGCCGCGCGGTCGCCAAGGCGGTCGACGCCCGGCCCGCGCAGCGGGTCCTCGACCTCGCCGCCGGTACCGCCACCTCCTCCCTGCCGTTCACCAAGGCCGGGGCGTACGTCGTGCCCTGCGACTTCTCGCTGGGCATGCTCCAGGTCGGCAAGCGGCGCCACCCCTGGCTGCCGCTCACCGCGGGCGACGCGACCCGGCTGCCCTTCAAGGACGACACCTTCGACGCGGTCACGATCTCCTTCGGGCTGCGCAACGTCCAGGGCACCGAGCGGGCGATGCGCGAGATGCTGCGGGTCACCCGGCCCGGCGGCCGGGTCGTGATCTGCGAGTTCTCGCACCCGACCTGGGCCCCCTTCCGCACCCTGTACACCGAGTACCTGATGCGGGCGCTGCCGCCGGTGGCCCGCCGGGTGTCGTCCAACCCCGACGCGTACGTGTACCTCGCCGAGTCCATCCGCGACTGGCCCGACCAGGCGGAGCTGGCGTCGATGCTGGGCGACGCGGGCTGGTCGCGGGTCGCGTGGCGCAATCTCTCGGGCGGTATCGCGACCCTGCACCGCGGCTTCAAGGACAGCTGAGCCCGTCCGGTTCCGCCTGTTCCGCCCGGTCTTCGTCCCCGCACCGCGCCTTCCCACGCCGTTCGTCCGAACTTCCCGCCGCCCAGGGCTGTCTGAGGGGAACCGGTCGGCCGGAAGATGTGTCCGTTGAGTACGTGATGGCGCCCGACCACGGGCGCCGCACCTCTCGGTCCCGGACGACGGAGCGTGCTTTCATGGCGGCGTACTGCCCCTATTGCGGAACACCCGGCCCTGATGACGCCCGCTTCTGCATGAGCTGCGGTCGCGAACGCCCCCCGGTGCCCGGCGCACCGCCCGCCCCGTCCGCGCCACCGGGCCAGGCCCCGCCCACCGGAGCGATACCCGTACCGCCCCCGGCCGCCCCACCTGAGCCCGCCGCCCCACCAGCACCCACGACCCCGCCCGCACCGTCGTCCCCTCCAGCCCCGAAGTCCCTCACCGCCCCCACGACCGCACCACCCCCGGCGACCCAGCCCGCCCCGGCCGCCCCTGCCGTCCCGCCCGCTGCTCCGGCCCCGGCCCCGCAGTCACCGCCCGCACCCTCCGGCCCGCCCGCACCGTCCAGCCCGCCCTCACCCCCAGGCCCGCCCTCACCCCCAGGCCCGCCCTCACCCCCAGGCCCGCCCTCACCCCCCGGCCCGCCCCCGCCCTCCGGTCCGCCTCCGTCGGGCGGACCGGCGACCGGACAGCACACGTACACCGCCTTCCCGCCCGGCCATGTGCTGCCCCCGCCGCCGCCCCCGCCCTCGAACGGCGCCGCGTTCCTGCGGCGGGCCCTCTCCGGGGACTGGAGCGGCGCGCTCCGGGCCGCCGTCTGGCCCCTGGTGTTCGTGACGGCCCTCGCCTTCGCCCTCGCCGTCCCCGGCTACGGACAGGACATGTCCGACGACGACGCGGTGGGCTTCGGCGACCGGTTCCAGATCACCCTCGCCCTCGTCCTCCAGGGGGTGGGCGGGGAGCTTGAGGCCGAGACCTCCCGGACCGACCGCTCCGACGACATCGGTCCCGGCGAGGACTGGGACAGCGCACAGCCCGGCGAGGACTCGTACGGTTACGAGCCCACCCTGTCCGAACAGTTGGGCGTGGCCACGAGCTCCATCGAGCTGATCCCGTTCACGGTCACCGCGGGCTGGCTGCTCACGCTCTACGCCGGACTGCGGCTGCTGCGCAACCGCGACCGGCGGCGGCTCGCGGCCGGCGCGACGGGGGCCGCGGCGCCCGGTACGGGACCGCCAGCCGGTCCCTGGGCCGGTGCCGCGCCCTGGACCAACGGCGCCACCTCCGGACTTGAGGCGGCCCTGCGGGTCGGGCTGCTCGTCACCGCCGGAGTCCTCGTCCTGGCACTGTTCGCGCAGCCGACCATCCAGGGCGTCGAGCTCTCCTCCGGGGTGCCGTTCGCCGTGCTGGGCGCCCTGCTGATGTCGGTCGTCCTGTCCGCCGTCGTGCTCGCCCGCGACGAACACACCGGCTGGCTCGCCGCCCGCCCCGGCCTCCAGGCCCTCACCCGGGCCTGCGGCACCGCCCTGCGGGCCATGACGTTCGCCCTCGCCCTCTGCTCGGTCGTCCTGCTGATCGTCTACACCCAGCTCGACGAGTTCGACGAGGGCGGCTCCCTGTACGGGGAGGACTTCCCCGCCACCCTGACCGTCCTCCTGCTCCTGCTGAACCTCGGCGTCGCCGGACTCGGACTGTCCTGGGGCGCCCCGGTCGAGGCGGAGTTCAGCTCCCGGCTGCGCCCCGAGGAGGAAGCGCTCGGGCTCTCCGAGCTGGGGGACCTGGTCGGTTCCTGGGCCGTCGCCGGGACCCTCGCGGTCGGCGCGGTGTCCGTACTGTTCCTCGGAGTGCTCGCCGCGCGGCGCCATGAGCGCCGCGCGGAACAACTCCTCGCGGGGGGACTGTTCCTGGGGCTGTTCCTGCTGCTCGCCGGGGTCGGCGGCTACGGGATGACGCAGGGCGGGTCCTACCGGGGCGGGGAGACGATGCACGTGGGTACGGCGATTCCGGACGCGCTGCTGTTCGGCACGGTGTGGGTGGCGGGTGGGTTGCTGGCGGGCGCCCTGCTGGTCACCCTGCTGCGCCCCCCTACGGCTCCCCGCTGACGGTCGCGCCGCGCCTTCGCTCGCCCTTCTGAGGTCCGTCCACCTGGACGCACGTGTCCCTGTGCGGGTACGTCCGGGGGTGCGCGGTTCCTCGCGCCCCTGAGGTTCGTCCGGCTGGGCGTTCTTGTTCCTGTGCGGGCCGTCCGGGGGTGCGCAGTTCCTCGCGCCCCTGGGGTGCTGTCCTATTACGGTCGCTTTTCGGGTGCGGGCCGTCCTCGTTTTGCGCGGTTCCTCGCGCGCCTGGGGTTCCCCACCTGGGCGTACCTGTTCCTGTGCGGGTACGGACGGGGGTGCGCAGTTCCCCGCGCCCCTGAGGTTCGTCCGGCTGGGCGTTCTTGTTCCTGCGCGGGCCGTCCGGGGGTGCGCAGTTCCTCGCGCCCCTGGGGTGCTGTCCTATTACGGTCGCTTTTCGGGTGCGGGCCGTCCTCGTTTTGCGCGGTTCCTCGCGCCCCTGGGGTTCCCCACCTGGGCGTACCTGTCCCTGTGCGGGTACACCCGGGGGTGCGCGGTTCCTCGCGCCCCTGAGGTTCGTCCGGCTGGGCGTTCTTGTTCCTGTGCGGGCCGTCCGGGGGTGCGCAGTTCCTCGCGCCCCTGGGTGGTGCCCCCTTGCGGTCGTTCTTCGGGTGCGGGGCTGTCCTCGTTTTGCGCAGTTCCCCGTGCCCCTTTGGGGCGTCCGCCTGGGGCTGTCCGTCAGGTTGCGGGTGGGGTCAGGCTGCGGGGCGGCGTCAACCGGGGGCGGGGTTCAACCACACTCCTCGTGCAGTCGCCGGACTCAGCGAAGGGGGTGGGCGGGAATCTCTGCTCGCAGACTCCGATGCTCTTCAGTCGGGTCACTGGACGTGTTACCGAGCGTGTCGGATCGAGGACGGAGAATCCCGACCGGCACCGACCCGAAGAACAAGCAGAACGCGCCCCAAAGGGGCGCGGGGAACTGCGCACAACCACCGAGCGACGGCA includes:
- a CDS encoding imidazolonepropionase-like domain-containing protein, with translation MLTLHTGRALVLSWDGGTPLPGGAVAVQGDRIAAVGTLDELRARFPQARVRSWPGVLGPGRTHGGALPAAPSPRERVHAVLKTGGVAVTAGAVTDPALRAAAARAGVLVLPAEQPVALAESGRADLAVFDADPGAPGRPAADAEAVVTVCAGRIVHRRH
- a CDS encoding demethylmenaquinone methyltransferase, which produces MTRASLDKQPHEVASMFDDVAERYDLTNDVLSLGQDRIWRRAVAKAVDARPAQRVLDLAAGTATSSLPFTKAGAYVVPCDFSLGMLQVGKRRHPWLPLTAGDATRLPFKDDTFDAVTISFGLRNVQGTERAMREMLRVTRPGGRVVICEFSHPTWAPFRTLYTEYLMRALPPVARRVSSNPDAYVYLAESIRDWPDQAELASMLGDAGWSRVAWRNLSGGIATLHRGFKDS
- a CDS encoding zinc ribbon domain-containing protein, whose product is MLPPPPPPPSNGAAFLRRALSGDWSGALRAAVWPLVFVTALAFALAVPGYGQDMSDDDAVGFGDRFQITLALVLQGVGGELEAETSRTDRSDDIGPGEDWDSAQPGEDSYGYEPTLSEQLGVATSSIELIPFTVTAGWLLTLYAGLRLLRNRDRRRLAAGATGAAAPGTGPPAGPWAGAAPWTNGATSGLEAALRVGLLVTAGVLVLALFAQPTIQGVELSSGVPFAVLGALLMSVVLSAVVLARDEHTGWLAARPGLQALTRACGTALRAMTFALALCSVVLLIVYTQLDEFDEGGSLYGEDFPATLTVLLLLLNLGVAGLGLSWGAPVEAEFSSRLRPEEEALGLSELGDLVGSWAVAGTLAVGAVSVLFLGVLAARRHERRAEQLLAGGLFLGLFLLLAGVGGYGMTQGGSYRGGETMHVGTAIPDALLFGTVWVAGGLLAGALLVTLLRPPTAPR